Genomic segment of Mastomys coucha isolate ucsf_1 unplaced genomic scaffold, UCSF_Mcou_1 pScaffold5, whole genome shotgun sequence:
gggagtgggtggaaggGTGGaagatcaccctcatagaagcagggggagggaggatgtgatagggtgttttggggagggagggaagcctggaaagaggataacatttgaaatgtaaataaagaaaatatccaattaaaaaaaaaaaagaaaaaaaaaggtccttGTAAATACCCGCAACCAAGTGCAGGGATGTAAAATCACTCTGCTGTGACTTGATTGTAAAACTGTGTGAGTCCCTGGGCTTCTAAAGTGAAAAGTTCCTAGTTCATAGTTTTAACTTCTTCATAACTTTGGAGTTCTTCAtttcaaaaacataattttaattaaagtctCACACAGTAAATCCCGTGTCACCATGTGATCTTTCTCCAGAAGGTGAAGGTTTTTGAACAAACATTTTTGTGACAGAGCAACCTCAGCCGTGACACATGCCTGGGAATGGTctaaggaagggggaggggtgcTTAAGGACAGTGAGTGGTCACATTTAAATTTAGCTATCATTTTCCAAGCCTGACACATTGTTAAAGTTTCggtaattgattttttttcttttttcttttaatttgaggATTAAATACTGTCAACTTTTAATTtgctacatttattttaaagaggtGATTGTGGGAGAAGGGGCCTGTAACATCCAGAATCTGTTATGAACATGGAACTTTATTATTGGTGGTTCTTCTTAAAGGCAACATGACAATTCCATCTACCGTAGCCTCAGAAAGCACATTGAGCATGATTTCTGTGCTGGGAATGTGCTTGCTcattattttgataaatataaaCAATGCACTATGGGCTCATGGGAAAGGTTGAAATGTGGTAAGAAAAGGTGATTCATGTCTCTCCCTGCCCAGTGTAATCAGTGATGTGCTCCgttagaagaaagaagaatttaATTGCATAGATTACTTCAAGGGACTAAGtgagaataaaaaaatgtgaaaaggaGATACCGACAGGATGATATTTAATTAGCTGTGTCAATCAACATGGAATGATAGAACGGCAAATAGGTTCTGGACTTGTGACTTGATGAACACCCTTCACCTTTGCACAGCTATCATTGTCAAAGCCCACGTGATTTTACAAATAAGTAACACTCACTAAAGGCTTGTTGAAGGCTCCACGTTGTGAGCTAAGAACAACAACATTCTATTAAACTCCTCTTCATACCCATCTTACACATTTCTTCCTCACAAGGCTCTGTTTCCAATCCGGATTTAGTTAGACTTAAATTTGCTTTTAAGGATAAGACAGTTCTGAGCGCAGCACCAGAGGGAGCTGGCTCTTTCACTGCTGCAGCATCTGCCTGTGCACTTCTGCAGGGCCCCAATCACTTCCTTGTTTCTCAGGCTGTAGATAAGAGGATTGAGCATGGGGGTTACTATGGTGCCCAGCACAGCACCTACCTGATCCTGGTCGGGTGTGTGGGAAGAAGTGGGTGTCATGTAGATGAAGATGGCCTGACCGAAATAGAGGCTCACGACAGTCAGGTGGGAGGAGCAGGTGGCCAAggctttatttcttcccttcGGAGAATTCATCCTGAGGACAGTGAGGAATATGAGGGTATAGGAAGTCAGGATCAAAGTGAATGGGGTCAGGAGAAAGATAATAGTTGACACAAACTTCACCATCTCGTAGACGGATGTGTCCACACAAGACATTCTTAGAATAGCGGGCATCTCACAGAAGTAGTGATTGATCTCTCTGGAGCCGCAGATAGGAAAATTCATGGGATAGACAGTATGAACGAGGGCTGCGGCAACTGCTCCAATCCAGGTGGAGGCAGCCATCTTCAGACAGACCTTGGGGCTCATGAGAATGGTGTACCTCAGAGGGTTACAGacggccacatagcggtcataggccattaGTGTCAGTAAGATGCACTCAGCAAGGCCGAGGGTGAGGAAGGAAAACATCTGAGTAGCACAGGCAAAGAAGGAGATGTTCCGCCTCCCGGTGAAGTAGTTGGTGGCTGCTTTGGGCACTGTGCAGGAGATGTAAGCCAGGTCAATGAGAGACAGCTGACTGAGCAggaagtacatgggggtgtggaGACGGGGGTCCAGCCAGATGAGGAGTATCAAGAGGGAATTTCCAGCCGAGGCCAGGGCGTAGATGAGGAGGATGAAGGAGATAAGGAGGTTAGGGTACCTGCAGCTGGGAAAGAGCCCCAGCAGGATGAAACCGGATGTAGTTTTATTCTTTGGGTCCATATCTTCCTTcattcaataaaatttttatatccaAAATTCTATGACAGTAAAATGAAagctatcacagagaaagcaTTTGGCTGAAATAATTTGAGTCTCTTGGGGTTGGAACTCTCAGATGCAGATTTCCACTGGAGAGCAGTTGGGGTGAGGCACAGGGAAGGAGCCGGGCAGCAGGAGCTATAATGGAAAATCCCAAGTTGCAGGTCACTATGGCAAGTTACAAACCACTAACAGAACAGCCTGTAATTATCTGAAAGGTTCAAGAAGTATTAACAGCAGATGGCTGTTAGCTGACCTGAAGCTAAATGTCAGGCAATAGATACAGTCAGCTATTTCCTATCTTAAATCCACGTGCTGATTTTCAGGCCACCTACAGCAGCCTTTTATTAACTACACCACAATGTGGCTGATTACTTACTTCTGTGCTTAGCCTGAGCTGCAGGAGCATGCCACTCAAATGATGCCTGCTACCCCGTGCCAATCAGTTTTCATGTCCAAATCATAAAAGCTCTAGTCACCCCCATGGCCCAGGACGTCAGTTCTTCGTTCTTCTCCCGGTCCACCTACCTTGAACCTTTCTGAGtgtgctcttctttctctgttccctcCTCAAATGCTCGCTTAACTTTTCTTCTGTTCCCCATCTTGGTTTTGTCTGGAGTTGTACCTCAAAGAAACCACTTCAATGACCAAAGTATTTCTCCTTTTGTCCATTAACAAAAGGCATTTTAAAGTTTCACCCAATTGAAGTATACTTTACCCAGGACTTAGCAAGGTCATAGCCTGCAGTTATTTCTACTGGAACAGTTTAACAATTAGTCCCTTTGACTATAACCCATAACCCAatcattcttttccttccatctttgaTATTTCATAGGAGTAGCAGTCTCTTGAATCTTACATATTCCTTTCtccttaaaattctttcattttatgaGTTTTGCCTGCAGTCAGATCTGTATCAATGTGGGTGcaatgcctatggaggccagaaaagggtgttagagaccctggaactggagctacagatgttAACggccatgtgagttctgggaattgaacccagtcccctgcaagagcagtcatTGT
This window contains:
- the LOC116078864 gene encoding olfactory receptor 2T27-like, with product MDPKNKTTSGFILLGLFPSCRYPNLLISFILLIYALASAGNSLLILLIWLDPRLHTPMYFLLSQLSLIDLAYISCTVPKAATNYFTGRRNISFFACATQMFSFLTLGLAECILLTLMAYDRYVAVCNPLRYTILMSPKVCLKMAASTWIGAVAAALVHTVYPMNFPICGSREINHYFCEMPAILRMSCVDTSVYEMVKFVSTIIFLLTPFTLILTSYTLIFLTVLRMNSPKGRNKALATCSSHLTVVSLYFGQAIFIYMTPTSSHTPDQDQVGAVLGTIVTPMLNPLIYSLRNKEVIGALQKCTGRCCSSERASSLWCCAQNCLILKSKFKSN